One stretch of Vulpes lagopus strain Blue_001 chromosome 12, ASM1834538v1, whole genome shotgun sequence DNA includes these proteins:
- the ZNF830 gene encoding zinc finger protein 830 codes for MASSASASARAPAGKRVVNQDELRRLMKEKQRLSTNRKRIESPFAKYNRLGQLSCALCNTPVKSELLWQTHVLGKQHREKVAELKGAREATQGPSSSAAPQSAKRKVPDADGQEAKRLKASPLPQVQPSTSALPTNFDKAGKESTRATLSKASGLGLLPDYEDEEEEEEEEEEGGGGKGGDSSKQPPDAQGKDHSLSSPREATSSMLPSGFSDTNPPKAPLIPHSGSIEKAEIHEKVVERRENTAEALPEGFFDDPEIDARVRKVDAPKDQMDKEWDEFQKAMRQVNTISEAIVAEEDEEGRLDRQIGEIDEQIECYRRVEKLRNRQDEIKNKLKEVLTIKELQKKEEENIDSDDEGELQDLLSQDWRVKGALL; via the coding sequence ATGGCGTcttccgcctccgcctccgctcGCGCTCCCGCGGGGAAGCGAGTTGTGAATCAGGACGAACTGCGGCGGTTGATGAAGGAGAAGCAGCGTCTGAGCACCAACCGGAAACGGATAGAATCTCCATTTGCGAAGTACAACCGTTTGGGACAGCTGAGTTGCGCCCTGTGTAATACGCCGGTGAAGAGCGAGCTCCTGTGGCAGACCCACGTTCTGGGAAAGCAGCACCGGGAGAAAGTGGCCGAGCTGAAAGGCGCGAGGGAAGCCACCCAGGGACCGTCCTCCAGCGCAGCGCCTCAGTCAGCCAAGAGGAAGGTGCCGGACGCCGATGGCCAAGAGGCCAAAAGACTCAAGGCCTCCCCGCTGCCTCAGGTGCAACCCTCCACATCCGCTTTGCCCACCAactttgacaaagcagggaaggaaTCCACCAGAGCGACTCTCAGTAAGGCTTCGGGACTCGGTTTACTCCCTGATtatgaggatgaggaggaggaggaggaggaggaagaagagggaggaggtgggaaagGAGGGGACTCGAGCAAGCAGCCGCCCGACGCACAGGGCAAGGACCACTCGCTTTCCTCCCCGAGGGAGGCAACAAGTAGTATGCTGCCAAGCGGTTTCTCGGATACAAATCCCCCCAAGGCCCCCTTAATTCCTCATTCAGGGTCAATTGAAAAAGCAGAAATACACGAAAAAgtagtggaaaggagagaaaacacagcGGAAGCATTACCAGAAGGCTTTTTTGACGACCCTGAGATAGATGCAAGGGTACGAAAGGTTGACGCCCCAAAGGATCAAATGGACAAAGAGTGGGACGAATTTCAGAAGGCCATGAGACAAGTCAATACCATTTCCGAAGCCATAGTTGCTGAAGAGGATGAGGAGGGACGGTTGGACCGGCAAATTGGGGAGATCGATGAGCAGATAGAATGTTACCGTCGGGTGGAAAAGCTTCGGAATCGccaggatgaaataaaaaataagcttaaagAGGTTCTGACTATAAAGGAACtgcagaaaaaggaagaggagaatatTGACAGCGATGATGAGGGAGAACTACAAGATCTGCTGTCACAGGATTGGAGGGTAAAAGGGGCTTTGTTATAG